Genomic window (Paenibacillus sp. PK3_47):
TAGGTGCCGTTGCAGGTGCAGTAGTAGGTGCGGGTGTAGCTGTTCTGGTCGCTCCGCAGCAAGGTCATAAGGCACGTGCCAAATTATCCGACATGGCTGATAAGGTTAAGGAAAAAGGCTCGTTACTTAACGAAACAGGTCTTGAGCTCGCTGGAAAAGGGCAGGAAGTCGCAGGGGTCATCAAAGAGTCCCTTGGCGTTGCCAAAGAAATAAAGAACGAAGCACAGACAGTTACTCAGGATATTAAATCCGAGATCCAAAAGTTCAAGCAGTAGAACAACATTACGTGTTCTAGCATTTTAAATACATTTGTAACGAATAGCATGGAATAGAAAACCGCCTTCTTCAAGGTGGTTTTTTATTTATGCCGTTCATTTGTAAGGGGGCTAAGGGCTGAGAATGCAGAGCCTCATTCAACTGCTCGACTTGCGGATTGGTTAATATCTCGAAATACAGACAGCACAACGACACCCCCTCCGCTAAGGAAGGGGGTGTCGTTGTGCTGTCAACCTCTTTGCGTCTAATCCATTTGCTTCAAGGCTGGGTTGAGCGGAGTATGAGTTAAATAATCTGTTTACTCCCTCTCGGTAATCAAATGAAGACTCGATAGGAGCCGCTGAATCAATGCCGCTGTTTCCGCACGAGTAATCTGTTTCTTGGGTTCAAGCTTCGATCCGGTTCCTTGAACAAGTCCGCTGGCAACGGTATTAGCAATATCCTGCGCTGCCCATGAACTAATGGCCGAATGGTCTTCGAACTTAGAAAGAGACGCAAGAGATACCGCTGGTTTTGTTTGAACAATATTCATAGCGCGCGAGATTAACACAAGGGCTTCTTCGCGTGTAATTGTTTTATGCGGACCAAAGGTTCCGTCTTCGTAACCCTCGATCAGTCTATACTCCACTGCTTTCTGTACAGCGCCCATATACCAATCGTCAGATGCTACATCCTTAAATTTATCCGTCCTGCTGTCCTCGGATAGTCCGAGTCCGCGAACGAGTAGAGCTGCAAATTCAGCACGGGTAATGGAAGCGTCCGGTTGGAATTCATTAGCGTTCATACCGGTTACGACAAGACGTGAAGCCATATCCTCTACGGCTTCTTTGGCCCAATGCTCCTGCACGTCGGCAAAAGATTTTTGATTCCAAATCAAGCTGTACGAGCTGTTGGTTAAGCTGTTAATCACAGCGGCATATTTTCCATCCCGCACAGTTACGGCAGTGGGAACATGATGCACGGAACCGTCTGCATTAAGGACAACAGCCGTTGTTATTTTTGTGGGGTCCACACCTTCAGGAATTGAAATTTCACGTTTTACGTAAGAGTCAAACTTTTCAATTCTCACACTTTTGCCACTGTGGGCCGCTGTAATTGAAAAATCAAATGACTCGCCTGTTAGTGTGAATCCTTGGCGCCGGCCTGCTTGTTCAAAGAGGTTTGCTTGTTCAGCGGTGCCGGCGGCAATGGAAACGTAAATGGTGATTTCCGGCAGCGGTGTACCGCTGCCCAACTGGGCGGAAACCTTACCGATTGCAATGAGATCGGCAGGTATCTCGTAAGCAGCATCCGGCGTTTCGATGCGAAGAATCCCATTTCTGTCTTCCAATGCCTTTACGGCATCACCCGTAAGCACGGCTGAAATTTCATCCGCTTTTGAAGCTACATTAATAACCACTGTCGGTGTTTCACTTAGTTTAGCCAGATGGTTTTTCAGTTTCAGTGCATCAATTGCTGCCACAACCGTAGTGGCGCCGCCTTTCTGCACAATGGAAGCCTCAGCGATTTGTTCCTGCTGTAGTCCATTTACGAATACTGCAAATCCTTGAATGGAGGGATCAGATTGCTGAGCCGTTCCTTCAGGGGTAGCAGTAGCCGGGGTGTCGGAGGATTCGTTTGAACCGGATTCTATCCTGCGTTGAACATGAATTGTGTATTTCTTTGTTGTAATGCCGTCCGCTGCTTTAACTATGATTTCGATATCATTCATCCCATAGTTAAGATTTACGGGAACAGCGGCCCCGCTAGATACAGCCTGTCCATTAATAGTAAGAGTCGAATCAGCGTCGTAAACAGACGCTATTACCGTCGTACTGTTATAACTGGAACCTACAGACGTCTGGTAACTAAGCACGTCTGGAGCAAAACCAGGCGAAAGGACGGCATTAGCTACCGTAAGATCCTTTAGGTCTGCATTAAAACTTGGCTGCCTATTTACGGTGATGGTATAAAGGAGCTGCCCGTTATTCTGCGAAGTTACTACAACAGGAATCACGTTGGCTCCGACATTCAGACTTACCGGAACAGGCACATTGTTGCTTACCGTAATCCCATTAACGGAAACGATAGAATGCTCGTCGTAAACAACAGCGGTAACGGATATGCTGTAGACGTTGTTTGCAACCGTAGTGCTGTAGCTGGTGACCGAGCTGTCGAAAGCCGGACTTAGGTTGGCTATATCCAGACTTAAGTTATTTAGCGCCGGTAAACTATTATCCAGAAGAATGGAAGCGCTGCTGTCTGAAATGTTGCCCGCTTCGTCCCGAAGCTGGAGATAAACCGTTTTAAGGCCGTACCCCGCTTCCAGCGTCCAATCGATAACGGTGCTAATGGGCTGCCAATCATCCCGCCAGGTGATACCGTCATTGGAAAGCCGCATGAAGCCCGGGCCGCTTACCTTTAACAGCTTGAGACGCACCGCGTTCGTATTCGTAGCAGGCGCTCCGTCGTTAATGCTTAGAACAGCAGTTGGTGCCGTCTTATCGATACTAAATCGCACCGTTACTTGATTGTTTGATGCGTCGGTAACCGTTAAATGATAAATTCCCTCTGTGCTTACTACCGTACCATTGACAAACGGTTGACCGTTTAGCTCAGCCGTGCCTTCGTTAAACGTAATCGTGATATCGTTCTTGGATATTTGACCATCAGTTACTCCGGTGATAATTGGTAGCTTTGCATCAAAATTAATTGTATCGGTAAAGGACTCCATGTTGCCAGCTGCGTCGCGAACTTCCATCGTTACACTCTTGGCTCCATCCGAATTCTCAAGCATCCATGACTTGGTTGAAGCCGCGGACTCCCATGCGCTCCAAACGCCGTCACCATTGGAGAAACGAACTTGGACAGGGCCGTTGAGATCATGCGCAGTTAGGCCAAGTGTAACCTCTTGTTGATTTGTAAAGCCACCCCCGCCGTTGATGATCAACGATCCCGTCGGCTTGATGGTGTCTACCACAATGGTATCACTAGACGAGTGGATATTCCCGGCTTTGTCACGTACTTCCATATAAACCGATTTAACACCGTCACCCGCGCTTACGTTCCATGTCTTAGGTGAAGTAACCGGCTCCCACTGGCTCCACTCCCTATCTTCGTTGGCAAGGCGCATTTCCTCACCGCTATTCACGTCGGTGATGGAGAGATTGACGCTGAACGACGCTGTGAACAACGCTCCGCTTTCAATGGCGACCTCTGAGGTAGGCTCTTTCTTATCCACCGTAAAAGTAACCGACGTTTTGTTGCCGGCCGCATCGGTCACCTCCAATGTGAAGGAGCCGTCTTCACCAACGGTTGCACCCGCCGTAAAAGGCTGTCCGTTAAGTGTGGCCACCCCTTCATTGAAAGAGATGGTCAAGTCCGAGCTGCTTAACTGTCCATCGGTTACGCCGGAGATGATTGGTTTAGTCATGTCCAAGGTAATATCGCGAGTCATCGCTTCCGTATTCCCCGCTGGGTCGCGAATTTCCATATAGACGGTTTTGATTCCCTCGCCGCCTGCCAGATTCCAGCTTTGAGTAAGGGCGGGTTCCTCCCACGCGCTCCAGTCTGACCCATTGTTGCTAAAACGCGTTTGTACCGCACCGTTATTGTCCGAAGCGGTGATCTCCAGAGTAACAGCATTCTTACCTGTATGGCTCGCTCCCCCGTTGATTGTGAAGTCGCCTGCCGGCTTTGTCTTATCGATGCTGAACCGGATTGTAGTGGTATTGTTCACTTCATCGATAACCGTTAGTTCATAAGATCCTTCTGCTATTACTTGTTCGCCGCTCTGGAACGGATCCCCATTTAGAGTCGCCGTGCCTTCATTGAACGTGATCGTAAAATCAGCGTTGCTTAATTGCCCGTCGCTTATTCCCGTAACGATTGGTTTGGTTTGATCCAATTCAATCGTGTCGTTGAAGGAAGCCGTGTTTCCGGCCTGATCGCGCATTTCAACGGTAACTTCCCGAATTCCTTCCCCGTCTCTCAGAGTCCATGATTTTGTGGAGGAGAAAGGCATCCAATCTGTCCAACTGCCACCGTCGTTCATCAGACGCATGTCAACCTGACCGTTCGGATCCGAACCGGTAAGGTGCAACGTTACATCGGTGCTGCCGGTCTTTGCGGCTCCGCTGTTAATCCCAACCGAGCCTGTCGGCGGTTCGCTATCCAGTATAATGGTACCGCTATAATCAGCCGTATTGCCGGCTTCATCGCGCAGCTTCATGTAAACGGTTTTCGTGCCGTCTCCCGCCTCTAACGTCCAAGCTTTACTCGCTTTGGCTGCTTCCCAGGCACTCCATGCTGAATTGTCATTGGAGAAGGCCATGTCGGCAGCGCCTTGAGGATTCGTCACAGTCAAATTAACGTTGGTTGAGCGGGTGAAGCCATCACCGTTCTGGATACTAAAGGTTGCCGAAGGATTGGTTTTGTCGATTGTAAATACAATGGTCGTCTCATTTCCGGCTTCGTCCGTTATGATTAAGGTATGCGGACCTTCGGCTGTCACTTTATCCCCGCTCTGAAAGGATTGTCCGTCTACCGTGGCCGTTCCTTCGTTAAAGCTGATAATGAGATCCTGATTGGTCAGCTGCCCATTTGTCACACCTACAGCCACCGGTTTCTGAGTATCAAGAACAATGGTATCGTTATAAGTCTGTGTATTGCCTGCTCCGTCGCGAAGCTCCATATGGACGGTCTTATTTCCATCCGAAGCTGACAGTACCCAGGTCTTGAACGGTATGACATTTTCCCAGGAGCTCCAAGTGCCCTCATCATTGGAAAAACGCATCTGCACGGCTCCGCTTGCATCCGTGCCCTCAATACTTAAGCTGACGGAGGCAGAATTGGCGTAAGCTGCTCCTTCGTTGATAGTAATGGTTCCCGCAGGTGCTGTTGTGTCTAAGGTAATCGTATCGCTGAATGGATATATGTTACCTGCGGCATCTCGCAGCTCAGCATAGACCGTTCGCAGCCCGTCAGCGCCGTTCTCCAGCGTCCAAGCTTTGGATGCGGCAAATGGCTCCCATGTGCTCCAATTCACTCCATTACTGCTGAACCGCATAACTGCAGCTCCACCCTGCATATTTGAGAGAGTGAGATTGACGCTCTCCGTTAGGGTCTCAGCTGCCCCGTTATTAATCGCTATTTCTGCAGTGGGCGGTGTCTTATCGAC
Coding sequences:
- a CDS encoding YtxH domain-containing protein produces the protein MDTETKKSIAVGAVAGAVVGAGVAVLVAPQQGHKARAKLSDMADKVKEKGSLLNETGLELAGKGQEVAGVIKESLGVAKEIKNEAQTVTQDIKSEIQKFKQ
- a CDS encoding cadherin-like beta sandwich domain-containing protein, with product MILTSPTGGDNWTQRASGVSARLTSIAIKNDGNNAAYVAVGETDGAIISSSDGHNWRNYSRGDAAGFYGVTYGEGKFIAVGDSTDYTPVLYSSTDGVQWNRIMSAAPQQALNSIAYGNGKFVTVGFSGYIYTSDDGVTWQNRSSNISKDLWSVTYGAGKFYAAGANETIISSQDGITWEKENGLASGGQILSSIKVIEGRAIAVGSSGAVKTAAPSLPAGSNALLGNLQVTPGSLTFNPATRNYTTSVPYGTTSVTVTPTLQEATATMTVKGAATPNGQQVPVTLEADGSTEIPIVVIAQDGTTSSTYTITVNEAAPPANSAPTQINLTNTSVAENMAAGTVVGTLTAVDPDSDETAVFELISGDTDAFEISGNQLITKRQFDYETKASYSAGIRVKDKANHTFDRTFTILVVNVNEAPAGSIHINSSAAATQLPDVTLYLTASDPENQPLHMQFSNDNVTWSSWEPYTTSKSWILATGDGTKTVYMKLRDSDFLESAVYSDNIMLDTTAPDGSLSINYDAVTTSSQNVVLDISGSDANVPVEMRFSNETGMWSAWEPVTGSKVWTLTSGDGTKTVTVELRDALGNVNALSKSISLDTTLPIVTGVTNGQVTNQELTITFNEGTATLNGHPFNNGSNVGTEGDYTLIVTDPAGNTSTVVFTVDKTPPTAEIAINNGAAETLTESVNLTLSNMQGGAAVMRFSSNGVNWSTWEPFAASKAWTLENGADGLRTVYAELRDAAGNIYPFSDTITLDTTAPAGTITINEGAAYANSASVSLSIEGTDASGAVQMRFSNDEGTWSSWENVIPFKTWVLSASDGNKTVHMELRDGAGNTQTYNDTIVLDTQKPVAVGVTNGQLTNQDLIISFNEGTATVDGQSFQSGDKVTAEGPHTLIITDEAGNETTIVFTIDKTNPSATFSIQNGDGFTRSTNVNLTVTNPQGAADMAFSNDNSAWSAWEAAKASKAWTLEAGDGTKTVYMKLRDEAGNTADYSGTIILDSEPPTGSVGINSGAAKTGSTDVTLHLTGSDPNGQVDMRLMNDGGSWTDWMPFSSTKSWTLRDGEGIREVTVEMRDQAGNTASFNDTIELDQTKPIVTGISDGQLSNADFTITFNEGTATLNGDPFQSGEQVIAEGSYELTVIDEVNNTTTIRFSIDKTKPAGDFTINGGASHTGKNAVTLEITASDNNGAVQTRFSNNGSDWSAWEEPALTQSWNLAGGEGIKTVYMEIRDPAGNTEAMTRDITLDMTKPIISGVTDGQLSSSDLTISFNEGVATLNGQPFTAGATVGEDGSFTLEVTDAAGNKTSVTFTVDKKEPTSEVAIESGALFTASFSVNLSITDVNSGEEMRLANEDREWSQWEPVTSPKTWNVSAGDGVKSVYMEVRDKAGNIHSSSDTIVVDTIKPTGSLIINGGGGFTNQQEVTLGLTAHDLNGPVQVRFSNGDGVWSAWESAASTKSWMLENSDGAKSVTMEVRDAAGNMESFTDTINFDAKLPIITGVTDGQISKNDITITFNEGTAELNGQPFVNGTVVSTEGIYHLTVTDASNNQVTVRFSIDKTAPTAVLSINDGAPATNTNAVRLKLLKVSGPGFMRLSNDGITWRDDWQPISTVIDWTLEAGYGLKTVYLQLRDEAGNISDSSASILLDNSLPALNNLSLDIANLSPAFDSSVTSYSTTVANNVYSISVTAVVYDEHSIVSVNGITVSNNVPVPVSLNVGANVIPVVVTSQNNGQLLYTITVNRQPSFNADLKDLTVANAVLSPGFAPDVLSYQTSVGSSYNSTTVIASVYDADSTLTINGQAVSSGAAVPVNLNYGMNDIEIIVKAADGITTKKYTIHVQRRIESGSNESSDTPATATPEGTAQQSDPSIQGFAVFVNGLQQEQIAEASIVQKGGATTVVAAIDALKLKNHLAKLSETPTVVINVASKADEISAVLTGDAVKALEDRNGILRIETPDAAYEIPADLIAIGKVSAQLGSGTPLPEITIYVSIAAGTAEQANLFEQAGRRQGFTLTGESFDFSITAAHSGKSVRIEKFDSYVKREISIPEGVDPTKITTAVVLNADGSVHHVPTAVTVRDGKYAAVINSLTNSSYSLIWNQKSFADVQEHWAKEAVEDMASRLVVTGMNANEFQPDASITRAEFAALLVRGLGLSEDSRTDKFKDVASDDWYMGAVQKAVEYRLIEGYEDGTFGPHKTITREEALVLISRAMNIVQTKPAVSLASLSKFEDHSAISSWAAQDIANTVASGLVQGTGSKLEPKKQITRAETAALIQRLLSSLHLITERE